One Bosea sp. 685 DNA segment encodes these proteins:
- a CDS encoding cysteine hydrolase, protein MTLRHPSGIDEKVVAKVVSRRGRLHAFESLNPALTALVVIDLMRASVENDEACREIVSPINRMAAALRERGGTVAWVTAAPMPLESPVLAAIHGPQRLRHFQDGARREDPRSRLWHELTPQPGDIHAMKQGYSAFFPGRCDLHAQLQRRKLDTLLIAGTVTNICCESSARDAVELGYRIVMVSDANTGHAHGLHEASLATIYRCFGDVRPTAEVLELIAAGAG, encoded by the coding sequence ATGACATTGCGCCATCCAAGCGGCATCGACGAAAAGGTCGTCGCCAAGGTCGTGTCCCGACGTGGGCGTCTTCATGCCTTCGAGAGCCTGAACCCGGCGCTGACCGCGCTCGTCGTCATCGATCTGATGCGCGCCTCGGTCGAGAATGACGAAGCCTGCCGCGAGATCGTCAGCCCGATCAACCGGATGGCGGCAGCGTTGCGAGAGCGCGGCGGCACGGTGGCATGGGTCACCGCAGCGCCGATGCCGCTGGAGAGCCCTGTCCTGGCGGCGATCCATGGCCCGCAGCGCCTGCGCCATTTCCAGGACGGCGCCCGGCGCGAAGACCCACGCTCGCGGCTCTGGCACGAACTCACGCCGCAGCCCGGCGACATCCACGCCATGAAACAGGGCTACAGCGCCTTCTTCCCGGGGCGTTGCGACCTGCACGCGCAATTGCAGCGGCGCAAGCTCGACACGCTGCTGATTGCCGGGACGGTCACGAATATCTGCTGCGAATCTTCGGCTCGCGATGCTGTGGAGCTGGGCTATCGCATCGTCATGGTCTCGGATGCGAATACGGGCCACGCCCACGGCCTGCACGAGGCTTCACTGGCGACGATCTACCGCTGCTTCGGCGATGTCAGGCCGACAGCGGAGGTTCTGGAATTGATCGCGGCTGGAGCCGGATGA
- a CDS encoding NADH:ubiquinone oxidoreductase subunit NDUFA12: protein MKQTLLQIFTWWNGQTIGTRFHTWRFGERVGADEFGNVYYRTKGGVKDKALGIQRRWVVYNGEAEASKIPPGWNGWLHHTVDVAPSEERYEPREWQEPHQQNWTGTALAYRPQGSTLTGGHRPPATGDYEAWTPGR, encoded by the coding sequence ATGAAGCAGACCCTGCTCCAGATCTTCACCTGGTGGAACGGCCAGACCATCGGCACGCGCTTCCATACCTGGCGCTTCGGCGAGCGCGTCGGCGCCGACGAGTTCGGCAATGTCTATTACCGCACCAAGGGCGGGGTAAAGGACAAGGCGCTCGGCATCCAGCGTCGCTGGGTCGTCTATAACGGCGAAGCGGAAGCCTCCAAGATCCCGCCGGGCTGGAATGGCTGGCTGCATCACACCGTCGATGTCGCGCCCTCCGAGGAGCGCTACGAGCCGCGCGAGTGGCAAGAGCCGCATCAGCAGAACTGGACCGGCACGGCCCTGGCCTATCGTCCGCAGGGCTCGACGCTGACTGGTGGCCACCGCCCGCCGGCAACCGGCGACTACGAGGCCTGGACGCCAGGGCGCTGA
- the accC gene encoding acetyl-CoA carboxylase biotin carboxylase subunit, with protein MFDKILIANRGEIALRVLRAAKELGIATVAVHSTADANAMHVRLADESVCIGPPSARESYLNIPALIAACEITGADAVHPGYGFLSENARFAEILDRHNITFIGPKAEHIRSMGDKIEAKRTAKALGIPCVPGSEGGVTDDDEALRIAAEIGFPVIIKAASGGGGKGMKVVRNPDDMSVALSTARTEAKANFGDDAVYIEKYLEKPRHIEIQVLGDGKGHAIHLGERDCSLQRRHQKVWEEGPSPALNAGERDKIGMVCANAMAKLGYLGAGTIEFLYEDGEFYFIEMNTRIQVEHPVTEMITGIDLVNEQIRIAAGAPLSIMQKDVVIEGHAIECRVNAEHPATFRPSPGKITSFHTPGGLGVRVDSAAYQGYTIPPHYDSLVGKLIVHGRNRAECLMRLRRSLDEFVVDGVDTTLPLFRTLVRNPDILNGDYNIHWLEKFLAAGGMGEDGA; from the coding sequence ATGTTCGACAAGATCCTGATCGCCAACCGGGGTGAGATCGCGCTGCGCGTGCTGCGCGCCGCCAAGGAATTGGGTATCGCCACGGTGGCGGTGCACTCCACCGCCGACGCCAACGCCATGCATGTGCGCCTCGCCGACGAGAGCGTCTGCATCGGCCCGCCCTCGGCGCGCGAGAGCTATCTCAACATCCCCGCTTTGATCGCGGCTTGCGAGATCACCGGCGCGGATGCCGTCCATCCCGGTTACGGCTTCCTCTCCGAGAATGCCCGCTTCGCCGAGATCCTGGACCGGCACAACATCACCTTCATCGGCCCCAAGGCCGAGCATATCCGCAGCATGGGCGACAAGATCGAGGCCAAGCGCACGGCCAAGGCGCTCGGCATCCCCTGCGTGCCGGGCTCCGAGGGCGGCGTCACCGACGATGACGAAGCCTTGCGGATCGCAGCCGAGATCGGCTTCCCCGTCATCATCAAGGCGGCGTCCGGCGGCGGCGGCAAAGGCATGAAGGTCGTGCGCAATCCCGATGACATGTCGGTTGCGCTCTCGACTGCCCGCACCGAGGCAAAGGCCAATTTCGGCGACGATGCCGTCTATATCGAGAAATATCTGGAGAAGCCGCGCCATATCGAGATCCAGGTGCTCGGCGACGGCAAGGGCCACGCCATCCATCTTGGCGAACGCGACTGCTCGCTGCAGCGCCGCCACCAGAAGGTCTGGGAGGAAGGTCCCTCGCCCGCACTGAACGCTGGCGAACGCGACAAGATCGGCATGGTCTGCGCCAATGCGATGGCCAAGCTCGGCTATCTCGGAGCCGGCACGATCGAGTTCCTCTATGAGGATGGCGAGTTCTATTTCATCGAGATGAACACGCGTATCCAGGTCGAGCATCCCGTCACCGAGATGATCACCGGCATCGACCTCGTCAACGAGCAGATCCGGATCGCAGCCGGCGCCCCGCTCTCGATCATGCAGAAGGATGTGGTGATCGAGGGCCACGCCATCGAATGCCGGGTCAACGCCGAACATCCCGCGACCTTCCGGCCCTCGCCGGGTAAAATCACGTCGTTTCATACGCCGGGCGGCCTCGGCGTGCGTGTCGATTCGGCCGCTTATCAGGGCTACACGATCCCGCCGCATTATGATTCGCTGGTCGGCAAGCTGATCGTGCATGGTCGCAACCGGGCCGAATGCCTGATGCGCCTGCGCCGCTCGCTCGACGAATTCGTCGTCGACGGCGTCGACACCACGCTGCCGCTGTTCCGCACGCTGGTACGCAACCCCGACATCCTGAACGGCGACTACAACATCCACTGGCTGGAGAAATTCCTCGCAGCCGGCGGGATGGGCGAAGACGGCGCCTAA
- a CDS encoding DUF2155 domain-containing protein has translation MPSRSLSVLALATLVSFALGGPAAADRIRNPTAVFAGLDKITGRIISFEVAVDETVQFGALQITPRVCWTRPPTEAPQTTSFTEVDEVTFNNEYRRIFTGWMYAASPGLHGVEHAIYDVWLTDCKGGTELVVDPKEPEAPVPEEPRRPRTAPARDVNQAPNAPAPGGRIDVQPPQGVPVAPRQAPSQRFFPTNPAGPRDPAGGNR, from the coding sequence ATGCCGTCCCGCAGCCTTTCCGTTCTGGCCCTTGCTACGCTTGTTTCGTTTGCGCTGGGCGGGCCCGCTGCGGCCGATCGCATCCGCAATCCGACTGCGGTCTTCGCCGGGCTAGACAAGATCACCGGGCGGATCATCTCCTTCGAGGTGGCGGTCGACGAGACGGTGCAGTTTGGCGCGTTGCAGATCACGCCGCGCGTCTGCTGGACGCGCCCGCCGACGGAAGCGCCGCAGACGACCTCCTTCACCGAGGTCGACGAGGTGACTTTCAACAACGAATACCGGCGCATCTTCACCGGCTGGATGTATGCGGCGAGCCCCGGCCTGCACGGCGTCGAGCATGCGATCTACGATGTCTGGCTGACCGACTGCAAAGGCGGAACGGAACTCGTCGTCGACCCCAAGGAGCCGGAGGCTCCGGTTCCCGAAGAGCCGCGTCGGCCGCGCACCGCTCCGGCCCGCGACGTCAACCAGGCGCCAAACGCGCCGGCGCCGGGCGGACGCATCGATGTGCAGCCGCCCCAGGGCGTGCCGGTCGCGCCGCGCCAGGCGCCGAGCCAGCGCTTCTTCCCGACCAACCCGGCCGGCCCTCGCGACCCCGCCGGCGGCAATCGCTGA
- the aat gene encoding leucyl/phenylalanyl-tRNA--protein transferase: protein MKARSVPVRSPLITPEIMLRAYTAGIFPMAESADDPNLFWVEPEIRGVIPLAAFHLSSRLARTVRSDRFEIRVDSAFDHVISACAEPKPDRPETWINGRIREIFGELFRLGHVHTVECWRENRLVGGLYGLSLGGAFFGESMFHRETDASKVALVHLVARLRLGGYSLLDAQFQTTHLAQFGTQEVPRSAYQGLLERAVAKPGNWWSWPKSVGVNGAQALAELAPG from the coding sequence ATGAAGGCCCGCTCCGTGCCCGTCCGCTCGCCGCTGATCACGCCTGAGATCATGTTGCGCGCCTATACAGCCGGCATCTTCCCGATGGCGGAGAGCGCCGACGATCCTAATCTGTTCTGGGTCGAGCCCGAGATTCGCGGCGTCATCCCGCTTGCCGCCTTTCATCTGTCGTCGCGCCTGGCCCGCACCGTCCGCTCCGACCGTTTCGAGATCAGGGTCGACAGCGCCTTCGATCATGTCATCTCGGCCTGCGCCGAGCCCAAGCCCGACCGGCCCGAGACCTGGATCAATGGCCGCATCCGCGAGATCTTCGGTGAATTGTTCCGCCTCGGCCATGTCCACACGGTCGAATGCTGGCGCGAGAACAGGCTCGTTGGCGGGCTCTACGGGCTCTCGCTTGGCGGCGCCTTCTTCGGCGAAAGCATGTTCCACCGCGAGACCGACGCCTCGAAGGTAGCCCTCGTCCATCTCGTCGCGCGGCTCAGGCTCGGCGGCTACAGCCTGCTCGACGCACAGTTCCAGACCACGCATCTCGCCCAGTTCGGCACCCAGGAGGTGCCGCGCTCGGCTTATCAGGGACTGCTGGAACGAGCTGTCGCGAAACCCGGCAATTGGTGGTCCTGGCCCAAAAGCGTGGGCGTCAACGGGGCCCAGGCACTGGCCGAACTCGCTCCAGGCTGA
- a CDS encoding DsbA family protein, translated as MGRDALPASAGLPERTTMIALPFLLRLDLAVLRRAGLALSALLVAGSLTMAPARAQSSALTPEQRKAVVDLIRETLQQNPELVQEALVEIERRNTVAQAEAQRSAVTAEKARLVDPATSAIVGNPQGDVTIVEFMDYNCGFCKRALEDVRALAKEDPKLKVVIKDFPILGPDSVEASRVAVAAMNQLQGAKYFEFHNKLMATKGRVNGAKALEVAKDAGADIERLKKDMDASATKAVIEDTVALGDRLGLTGTPAFILGDEVVFGAVGQAALKAKIDAVRKCGKATCSG; from the coding sequence ATGGGGCGAGATGCCCTGCCGGCCAGCGCCGGCCTGCCCGAAAGGACGACGATGATCGCGCTTCCCTTCCTTCTGCGCCTTGACCTTGCGGTGCTGCGCCGCGCCGGCCTCGCGCTCTCCGCGCTCCTGGTTGCCGGCAGCCTGACGATGGCGCCGGCCCGCGCGCAAAGCTCGGCTCTCACCCCCGAGCAGCGCAAGGCCGTGGTCGATCTGATCCGCGAGACGCTGCAGCAGAACCCCGAACTGGTCCAGGAAGCGCTGGTCGAGATCGAACGCCGCAACACGGTCGCCCAGGCTGAGGCGCAGCGTAGCGCCGTCACGGCCGAGAAGGCCCGCCTCGTCGATCCCGCCACCTCGGCGATCGTCGGCAACCCGCAGGGCGACGTCACCATCGTCGAATTCATGGATTACAATTGCGGCTTCTGCAAAAGGGCGCTGGAGGATGTCCGCGCGCTTGCCAAGGAAGACCCGAAGCTCAAGGTCGTGATCAAGGATTTCCCGATCCTCGGACCGGATTCGGTCGAGGCCAGCCGCGTCGCGGTCGCGGCCATGAATCAGCTCCAGGGCGCGAAATATTTCGAGTTCCACAACAAATTGATGGCGACCAAGGGACGCGTCAACGGCGCCAAGGCGCTCGAGGTCGCCAAGGATGCTGGTGCCGACATCGAGCGCCTGAAGAAGGACATGGACGCCTCGGCGACCAAGGCCGTGATCGAGGACACCGTCGCTCTGGGCGATCGTCTGGGCCTCACCGGCACGCCCGCCTTCATCCTCGGCGACGAGGTTGTCTTCGGCGCAGTCGGCCAGGCGGCGCTGAAGGCCAAGATCGACGCCGTCCGCAAATGCGGCAAGGCGACCTGCAGCGGCTGA
- a CDS encoding Nramp family divalent metal transporter produces MDAFVRKPPAGWRQDRGDASLTDVHRSVDVQGSKPGWRRAAAFVGPGYLVAVGYMDPGNWATSIAGGSKFGYTLLVVALLSNIMAVVLQALCARLAIGSGRDLAQACRDSFPKPVALTLWAMAEIAIIATDIAEVIGTAIGLNLIFGIPLEIGVLITALDVFLILYLQRLGFRWVEALIITLLGVIAICFTIQIALADPDWGAVIRGFAPTTQIVTNPEMLYLALGILGATVMPHNLYLHSGIVQTRAYGESLPEKRQALKYATIDSTVALTFALLINAAILILAAATFNKTGQTDVAELGEAHKLIGPLLGLAIAPTLFGIALLCCGINSTVTATLAGQIVMEGFLKIKLAPWLRRLITRAIAIVPAAAVTIWYGDSGTARLLILTQVVLSLQLSFAVFPLVMFTADKAKMGALVAPRWLAIFAWLIAIVIAALNIKLLFDFVIGS; encoded by the coding sequence ATGGACGCCTTCGTCAGGAAGCCCCCCGCCGGTTGGCGCCAGGATCGCGGCGACGCCTCGCTCACCGACGTGCATCGCTCGGTCGACGTTCAAGGCTCCAAGCCAGGCTGGCGACGCGCGGCCGCATTCGTCGGCCCGGGCTATCTCGTCGCCGTTGGCTACATGGATCCGGGCAACTGGGCGACGTCGATCGCCGGCGGCTCCAAATTCGGCTACACCCTGCTTGTCGTCGCACTGCTGTCGAACATCATGGCGGTCGTGCTGCAGGCGCTCTGCGCGCGGCTTGCCATCGGCTCGGGCCGCGATCTCGCGCAGGCCTGCCGCGATTCCTTCCCGAAGCCGGTGGCGCTCACACTCTGGGCGATGGCCGAGATCGCCATCATCGCGACCGATATCGCGGAGGTAATCGGCACCGCGATCGGGCTCAACCTGATCTTCGGTATCCCGCTCGAGATCGGCGTCCTGATCACGGCGCTCGACGTCTTCCTGATCCTGTACCTGCAGCGGCTCGGCTTCCGCTGGGTCGAGGCGTTGATCATCACCCTGCTCGGCGTCATCGCCATCTGCTTCACCATCCAGATCGCGCTGGCCGATCCCGATTGGGGGGCGGTGATCAGGGGCTTCGCGCCGACGACGCAGATCGTCACCAATCCCGAGATGCTCTATCTCGCGCTCGGCATCCTGGGCGCGACGGTGATGCCGCATAATCTCTATCTGCATTCGGGCATCGTGCAGACCCGCGCTTATGGCGAGAGCCTGCCCGAGAAGCGCCAGGCGCTGAAATACGCCACGATCGATTCGACGGTGGCACTGACCTTCGCGCTCCTGATCAATGCCGCGATCCTGATCCTGGCTGCGGCGACCTTCAACAAGACCGGCCAGACCGATGTCGCCGAACTCGGCGAGGCGCATAAGCTGATTGGCCCGCTGCTGGGGTTGGCGATCGCACCAACCCTGTTCGGTATCGCCCTGCTCTGCTGCGGCATCAATTCGACCGTGACTGCGACGCTGGCCGGCCAGATCGTCATGGAGGGGTTCCTCAAAATCAAGCTGGCGCCCTGGCTGCGCCGTCTGATCACGCGCGCCATCGCCATCGTACCTGCCGCCGCCGTGACCATCTGGTATGGCGACAGCGGCACGGCGCGACTCCTGATCCTGACCCAGGTCGTGCTCAGCCTGCAGCTTTCCTTCGCCGTCTTCCCGCTGGTGATGTTCACAGCAGACAAGGCGAAGATGGGCGCGCTCGTCGCTCCGCGCTGGCTTGCCATCTTCGCCTGGCTGATCGCGATCGTGATCGCGGCGCTCAACATCAAGCTGCTGTTCGATTTCGTCATCGGCAGCTGA
- the accB gene encoding acetyl-CoA carboxylase biotin carboxyl carrier protein, whose protein sequence is MATKSPIDPELVRELAQLLNETDLTEIEVEKGDLRVRVARTITATVQVPASAAPLPVAAPVAAAPVEGKPSAAHPGAVASPMVGTAYRRASPEAKPFVEVGSIVKAGERVLLVEAMKTFNDIVAPRAGKVVAILVEDGQPVEYGEPLLVIE, encoded by the coding sequence ATGGCGACCAAGAGCCCGATCGACCCCGAACTTGTGCGCGAACTCGCGCAACTCCTGAACGAGACCGATCTGACCGAGATCGAAGTCGAGAAGGGCGATCTGCGCGTCCGCGTGGCCCGCACCATCACGGCAACGGTGCAGGTGCCCGCTTCCGCTGCGCCCCTGCCCGTCGCAGCGCCCGTCGCCGCAGCCCCGGTCGAGGGCAAGCCGTCCGCCGCCCATCCCGGTGCGGTCGCCTCGCCGATGGTCGGCACGGCCTATCGCCGCGCTTCGCCGGAGGCCAAGCCCTTCGTCGAGGTCGGCAGCATCGTGAAGGCGGGCGAGCGCGTCCTCCTGGTCGAGGCGATGAAGACCTTCAACGACATCGTCGCCCCCCGCGCCGGCAAGGTCGTCGCGATTCTGGTCGAGGACGGACAGCCGGTCGAATATGGCGAGCCGCTGCTGGTGATCGAGTGA
- a CDS encoding pyridoxal phosphate-dependent aminotransferase, with translation MTQPAPSSLLIPALAARAERVSPFIVMDVMNQAAAIERNGGSVVHMEVGQPSAPTPASIRAAAGRALEHGRIGYTQALGTDSLRERIARHYQDSYGVTVAAQRVVVTTGSSGGFILAFLACFQPGARVAITAPGYPAYRNILIALGLEPVAIEVGPETRFALTPELIARAHAQAPLAGVLTMSPANPTGVVMAPDAIAAVAAECRRLGLWYISDEIYHGLTYEAPATTALAADPDAIIVNSFSKYYCMTGWRVGWLVVPERLVRTIERLQQNLSISVPYLSQVAGEAAFEATAECEAIKAGYAANRAYLLKALPEIGLGEFLPVDGAFYIYLDIGRYSNDSMAFCRDVLNQAGVAITPGLDFDESRGARTVRLSFAGSLTECEQAVERIGAWLKRG, from the coding sequence ATGACCCAGCCAGCCCCTTCCAGCCTCCTTATCCCCGCGCTTGCCGCACGGGCCGAGCGCGTTTCGCCCTTCATCGTCATGGATGTGATGAACCAGGCCGCCGCCATCGAGCGGAATGGCGGTTCGGTGGTGCATATGGAGGTCGGGCAGCCTTCCGCGCCGACGCCGGCCTCGATCCGCGCGGCGGCCGGCCGCGCGCTGGAGCATGGCCGCATCGGATACACTCAGGCGCTCGGCACGGATTCGCTGAGGGAACGCATCGCCCGACATTATCAGGACAGCTATGGCGTCACCGTGGCGGCGCAGCGCGTCGTGGTGACGACGGGCTCCTCGGGCGGCTTCATCCTGGCCTTCCTGGCCTGTTTCCAGCCTGGCGCGCGCGTCGCCATCACTGCTCCGGGTTATCCGGCCTATCGCAACATCTTGATCGCGCTGGGGCTGGAGCCGGTCGCGATCGAGGTCGGGCCCGAGACCCGTTTCGCGCTGACGCCGGAGCTGATCGCAAGAGCCCATGCCCAGGCTCCGCTCGCCGGCGTGCTGACCATGAGCCCCGCCAATCCGACCGGTGTGGTGATGGCCCCCGACGCCATCGCAGCCGTAGCGGCGGAATGTCGTCGGCTCGGCCTCTGGTACATCTCCGACGAAATCTATCACGGGCTGACCTATGAGGCGCCGGCGACGACAGCGCTTGCCGCCGATCCCGACGCCATCATCGTCAACTCCTTCTCGAAATATTACTGCATGACCGGCTGGCGCGTCGGCTGGCTCGTGGTGCCCGAGCGGCTGGTGCGCACGATCGAGCGGTTGCAGCAGAATTTGTCGATCTCGGTGCCTTATCTCAGCCAGGTCGCAGGCGAGGCGGCTTTCGAGGCGACCGCGGAGTGCGAGGCGATCAAGGCCGGCTACGCTGCAAACCGCGCCTATCTGCTGAAGGCCCTGCCGGAGATCGGGCTGGGTGAGTTCCTGCCTGTCGACGGGGCCTTCTACATCTATCTCGACATCGGCAGATATTCGAACGATTCCATGGCCTTCTGCCGCGATGTTCTGAACCAGGCCGGCGTCGCGATCACGCCCGGGCTCGATTTCGACGAAAGCCGTGGAGCCCGTACGGTGCGGCTCTCCTTCGCTGGCTCGCTCACGGAATGCGAGCAGGCAGTCGAACGGATCGGGGCCTGGCTGAAGCGCGGCTGA
- the aroQ gene encoding type II 3-dehydroquinate dehydratase, which yields MVAVHVLNGPNLNLLGTREPATYGAVTLAGVEERLKAKALAAGVELTFRQTNYEGELVSFIQQAGLAGAGIVINAGAYTHTSVALRDAIKGTEALAIEVHVSNVHAREEFRHHSYMAPVCVGVICGFGVASYDLAFDAIVPLLQKRLAKPAA from the coding sequence ATGGTCGCCGTCCACGTCCTCAACGGTCCCAATCTCAATCTGCTCGGCACCCGCGAACCCGCCACCTATGGCGCGGTGACGCTGGCCGGCGTCGAGGAGAGGCTGAAGGCCAAGGCGCTCGCGGCCGGCGTCGAGCTGACCTTCCGCCAGACCAATTACGAGGGCGAGCTCGTCAGCTTCATCCAGCAAGCGGGCCTCGCTGGTGCGGGCATCGTCATCAATGCCGGCGCCTATACCCATACCTCGGTCGCATTGCGCGACGCGATCAAGGGCACCGAGGCGCTGGCCATCGAGGTGCATGTCTCAAATGTCCATGCCCGCGAGGAGTTCCGGCACCATTCCTACATGGCGCCGGTCTGCGTCGGCGTGATCTGCGGCTTCGGCGTCGCAAGCTACGATCTTGCTTTCGACGCGATCGTGCCGCTTCTGCAGAAGCGGCTCGCGAAACCGGCGGCCTGA